From the Desulfovibrio sp. JY genome, one window contains:
- a CDS encoding FAD-dependent oxidoreductase, whose protein sequence is MSQAKRLVVVGAGPGGYDAALTGAAAGLAVTLVERGKLGGTCLNWGCIPTKHLLATTQAVAALADQAKQKLVAGEVRPDLAAIQAKKKKLLSATHSAMAKRLESAGVRLVTGNLAGLKPSVAQVAAGGKTEDIPFDTLILALGSRAAAFPGVKPDGKAVLGVAPVLDFTEAPESLIIIGGGAIGIEISEIYHRLGTKVTLVDAAPRLAPAEDPDVSKVVAQVMRRKGIDARAGVKVESLVTDEDGLARMTLAGGEVVTAAKALVAIGRFAPTAVPGLAELGATFANPSPNRAFISTDETLQTAPGIYAVGDCNGRVLLAHAASSQGTYAARHAAGLESGPYAPGPIPGCYYGAPEIMRVGEIAQPGDAVSEAPFVANPMAQAYADTAGFARVTWKDGKVAGLTAVGHGASAMGTLATAIVSQGWTRAQCEALVFPHPGLDETLRAALLGEMKTKD, encoded by the coding sequence ATGAGCCAAGCCAAACGCCTTGTCGTGGTCGGCGCCGGGCCCGGCGGCTATGACGCGGCCCTGACCGGCGCGGCGGCCGGGCTGGCCGTGACCCTGGTCGAGCGCGGCAAACTCGGGGGCACCTGCCTCAACTGGGGCTGCATCCCGACCAAGCATCTTTTGGCCACGACCCAGGCCGTGGCCGCCCTGGCCGATCAGGCCAAACAGAAGCTGGTGGCCGGCGAAGTCCGGCCGGATCTGGCCGCCATCCAGGCCAAGAAGAAAAAACTCCTTTCCGCCACCCACTCCGCCATGGCCAAACGCCTGGAATCGGCCGGCGTGCGCCTTGTGACCGGCAACCTCGCCGGCCTCAAGCCAAGCGTCGCCCAGGTGGCCGCCGGCGGGAAAACCGAAGACATTCCCTTCGACACGCTGATCCTGGCCCTCGGCTCGCGCGCCGCCGCCTTTCCGGGCGTTAAGCCCGATGGCAAGGCCGTGCTCGGCGTGGCCCCGGTGCTCGATTTCACCGAAGCCCCGGAAAGCCTCATCATCATCGGCGGCGGGGCCATCGGCATCGAGATTTCCGAAATCTACCATCGGCTCGGCACCAAGGTGACCCTGGTCGACGCGGCCCCGCGCCTGGCTCCGGCCGAGGACCCGGACGTGTCCAAGGTCGTGGCCCAGGTCATGCGCCGCAAAGGCATCGACGCCCGGGCCGGGGTCAAGGTGGAAAGCCTGGTCACGGACGAGGACGGTCTGGCCCGCATGACCCTGGCCGGCGGCGAGGTCGTGACCGCCGCCAAGGCGCTGGTGGCCATCGGCCGCTTCGCCCCCACCGCCGTGCCGGGACTGGCCGAGCTTGGCGCGACCTTCGCCAATCCCTCGCCCAACCGGGCCTTCATTTCCACCGACGAAACCCTGCAAACCGCGCCCGGCATCTATGCCGTGGGCGACTGCAACGGCCGGGTGCTCCTGGCCCACGCCGCCTCCAGCCAGGGAACCTACGCCGCCCGCCACGCCGCCGGCCTCGAATCCGGCCCCTACGCGCCCGGCCCCATCCCGGGCTGCTACTACGGCGCCCCCGAGATCATGCGCGTGGGAGAGATCGCCCAGCCCGGCGACGCCGTCTCCGAAGCCCCCTTCGTGGCCAACCCCATGGCCCAGGCCTACGCCGACACGGCCGGGTTCGCCCGCGTCACCTGGAAGGACGGCAAGGTGGCGGGACTCACCGCCGTGGGACACGGCGCGTCCGCCATGGGCACCCTGGCCACGGCCATCGTGTCCCAGGGCTGGACCCGCGCCCAATGCGAGGCCCTCGTCTTCCCCCACCCGGGCCTGGACGAGACCCTGCGCGCGGCGCTGTTGGGTGAAATGAAGACGAAAGATTAA
- the gcvPB gene encoding aminomethyl-transferring glycine dehydrogenase subunit GcvPB, with product MSTVFSKSRPGREGVWPEKPKTEPIDFLPGGLLREGSPRLPSLSELDVVRHFTELSRKNYGVDGNFYPLGSCTMKYNPKFTEEVAALPGFARLHPLTPQLPGGGDMTSGALEVMYEMERFLCEITGMDAFTLHPMAGAHGELTGALMIAAYHADKGNKKTKIICPDSAHGTNPASAHIAGFEVVSIASKDGIIDPEALAAAIDDETAGVMMTVPNTLGLFERHLPEIVALCRKVDALLYYDGANLNAILGKLRVGDAGFDVVHVNLHKTFATPHGGGGPGSGPVGVSQRLIPYLPISRVTRDEAGRYSLSYDHPKSIGYVAPFYGNFGIVLRAYAYILRLGREGLTRVSEAAVLAANYLRKRLADVIEVPYARTCMHEFVASAARLATEKNVRALDIAKALLDKGYHAPTIYFPLIIKEALMIEPTETESKDTLDAFVADLCDILALAETDPEAVRACPTTLPVGRLDETYAARAMEITDDL from the coding sequence ATGAGCACCGTTTTTTCCAAATCCCGCCCCGGCCGGGAAGGTGTGTGGCCGGAAAAACCCAAGACCGAGCCCATCGACTTTCTGCCCGGCGGACTGTTGCGCGAGGGCTCGCCCCGGCTGCCGTCGCTGTCCGAACTCGACGTGGTGCGCCACTTCACCGAGCTTTCGCGCAAGAACTACGGCGTGGACGGCAATTTCTATCCCCTGGGGTCGTGCACCATGAAGTACAACCCCAAGTTCACCGAGGAAGTGGCCGCCCTGCCCGGCTTCGCCCGGCTCCATCCGCTGACGCCCCAACTGCCCGGCGGCGGCGACATGACCTCCGGCGCCCTTGAGGTCATGTACGAGATGGAGCGGTTTCTGTGCGAGATCACGGGCATGGACGCCTTCACCCTGCACCCCATGGCCGGAGCCCACGGCGAGCTGACCGGGGCGCTCATGATCGCGGCCTACCACGCCGACAAAGGCAACAAGAAGACCAAGATCATCTGCCCGGACTCGGCCCACGGCACCAACCCCGCTTCGGCCCACATCGCCGGCTTCGAGGTGGTGTCCATCGCCTCGAAGGACGGCATCATCGACCCCGAAGCCCTGGCCGCGGCCATCGACGACGAGACCGCCGGCGTGATGATGACCGTGCCCAACACGCTCGGACTTTTCGAACGCCACCTGCCCGAGATCGTGGCCCTTTGCCGCAAGGTGGATGCGCTGCTCTACTACGATGGGGCCAACCTCAACGCTATCCTCGGCAAGCTGCGGGTGGGCGACGCCGGCTTCGACGTGGTCCACGTCAACCTGCACAAGACCTTTGCCACGCCCCACGGCGGCGGCGGCCCGGGCTCGGGACCGGTCGGCGTGTCGCAACGGCTTATTCCCTACCTGCCCATCTCCCGGGTCACGCGCGACGAGGCCGGCCGCTATTCCCTAAGCTACGACCATCCCAAGTCCATCGGCTACGTGGCCCCGTTCTACGGCAATTTCGGCATCGTGCTGCGCGCCTATGCCTACATCCTGCGCCTGGGGCGCGAGGGGCTGACGCGGGTGTCGGAAGCTGCGGTGCTGGCGGCCAACTATCTGCGCAAGCGCCTGGCCGACGTCATCGAGGTGCCCTACGCCCGCACCTGCATGCACGAATTCGTGGCCTCGGCCGCCAGGCTCGCGACCGAAAAAAACGTGCGCGCCCTGGATATCGCCAAGGCGCTGCTGGATAAAGGCTACCACGCGCCGACCATCTACTTTCCGCTCATCATCAAGGAAGCGCTCATGATCGAGCCGACCGAGACCGAGAGCAAGGACACCCTCGACGCCTTCGTGGCCGATCTGTGCGACATCCTGGCCCTGGCCGAAACCGACCCCGAGGCCGTGCGGGCCTGCCCCACCACGTTGCCCGTGGGCCGTCTGGACGAAACGTACGCCGCCCGGGCCATGGAAATTACCGATGACCTCTAG
- the gcvPA gene encoding aminomethyl-transferring glycine dehydrogenase subunit GcvPA, which translates to MPYVPHTPEEVREMLAVVGARDVAELFAEIPPALRPKRFDLPRGGTEMAVRATMERLAAKNRTDMTSFLGGGFYDHYVPAASDLLLSRGEFYTAYTPYQPEASQGTLQAIFEYQTAVTRLLGMECANAGGYDGGTALYEALMMAVRHTKRKKAVVSETVSPIYRIVLATYTKNLHLELVTVPHKAGCDDMDGLAEAIDDQTAAVVVQNPNFFGQVQDFTGLFAKAAAAGAVSIMSCYPVLQTVLKTPGAMGADIATAEGQSLGLPLSFGGPYLGIMTCRKSLVRQMPGRIAGRTRDAAGRTGYVLTLQAREQHIRRQKATSNICSNQALCALRALINLCLAGEEGLTRQAALSIENAHYAAMKLEAIPGVRLINDAPFGNEFAAVLPVNAKLAARTLMDDGIIPGFPLGRYYKGLENALLICCTEKHERSEIDRLARRLGKIL; encoded by the coding sequence ATGCCCTACGTCCCCCATACGCCTGAAGAAGTCCGGGAGATGCTGGCTGTTGTCGGCGCCCGCGACGTTGCCGAACTTTTCGCCGAAATTCCGCCGGCCTTGCGGCCCAAACGGTTCGACCTGCCCCGGGGCGGGACGGAGATGGCCGTTCGCGCGACCATGGAACGTCTGGCCGCCAAGAACCGGACCGACATGACGAGCTTTCTCGGCGGCGGCTTTTACGACCACTACGTGCCCGCCGCGTCGGACCTGCTCCTTTCGCGCGGGGAATTCTACACCGCCTATACGCCCTACCAGCCCGAGGCCTCCCAGGGCACGCTGCAGGCCATCTTCGAATACCAGACCGCCGTCACCCGGCTGCTCGGCATGGAATGCGCCAATGCCGGGGGCTACGACGGCGGCACGGCGCTGTACGAAGCGCTGATGATGGCCGTGCGCCACACCAAGCGCAAAAAAGCCGTGGTCAGCGAGACGGTGAGTCCCATCTACCGCATCGTGCTGGCCACCTACACCAAGAACCTCCACCTCGAGCTCGTCACCGTGCCCCACAAGGCCGGCTGCGACGACATGGACGGGCTGGCCGAGGCCATCGACGACCAGACTGCGGCGGTGGTGGTGCAAAACCCCAACTTCTTCGGCCAGGTCCAGGACTTCACCGGGCTTTTCGCCAAAGCGGCGGCGGCCGGAGCCGTGTCCATCATGTCCTGCTATCCGGTGCTCCAGACCGTGCTCAAAACCCCCGGTGCCATGGGCGCGGACATCGCCACGGCCGAGGGACAGAGCCTGGGGCTGCCGCTCTCTTTCGGCGGCCCGTACCTCGGCATCATGACCTGCCGGAAGTCGCTGGTGCGCCAGATGCCCGGCCGCATCGCCGGCCGCACCAGGGACGCCGCCGGCCGCACCGGCTACGTGCTGACCCTGCAAGCCCGCGAACAGCACATCCGGCGGCAAAAGGCCACCTCCAACATCTGCTCCAACCAGGCTTTGTGCGCCCTGCGCGCGCTTATCAACCTGTGTCTGGCCGGCGAGGAGGGGCTCACCCGCCAGGCGGCGCTGTCCATCGAAAACGCCCACTATGCCGCCATGAAGCTCGAAGCCATTCCCGGCGTGCGGCTTATAAACGACGCCCCCTTCGGCAACGAGTTCGCCGCCGTGCTGCCGGTCAACGCCAAGCTCGCGGCCCGCACGCTCATGGACGACGGCATCATCCCGGGCTTTCCGCTGGGCCGCTACTACAAGGGCCTGGAAAACGCGCTCCTGATCTGCTGCACCGAAAAGCACGAGCGCTCCGAAATCGACCGTCTGGCCAGACGGCTGGGGAAAATCCTATGA
- the gcvH gene encoding glycine cleavage system protein GcvH has product MLKDLLYTKTHEWVRVEDEIAVIGITDFAQEQLGDITYVELPAVGTELEPGQEMGSVESVKAASELYSPVAGEVIEINGELDATPEKINADPFGEGWMLRVRLSAEPAGLLSPEEYEEISKAEH; this is encoded by the coding sequence ATGTTAAAGGACCTGCTCTACACCAAGACCCACGAGTGGGTACGGGTCGAGGATGAAATCGCGGTGATCGGCATCACCGACTTCGCCCAGGAACAGCTCGGCGACATCACGTATGTGGAGCTGCCCGCCGTGGGCACCGAGCTCGAACCCGGCCAGGAGATGGGTTCCGTGGAATCCGTCAAGGCGGCCAGCGAGCTTTACAGCCCGGTAGCCGGTGAAGTTATCGAAATCAATGGAGAGCTTGACGCCACTCCGGAGAAGATCAACGCCGATCCCTTCGGCGAAGGCTGGATGCTCCGGGTGCGCCTGTCGGCCGAGCCGGCAGGGCTGCTTTCGCCCGAGGAATACGAGGAAATTTCCAAGGCCGAGCACTGA
- a CDS encoding methyltransferase domain-containing protein, translated as MSANYAAMPLLAANSTPPDWRGNQLRLSIGGYDFDLRRDQDMDALWESLGRDGFGSDERMPYWAEIWPASLLLTAWLAVRQGDIAGRRCLDLGCGMGLSALAGAAVGGRVVAVDYEEAAIVHAARNAGQNGLSLDLAVMDWRRPCFTAGSFDRIWGSDILYETRFYAPLVSLFRELLAPGGRIWLSQPWRQVSEPVWERLSGDGFTVVKAHEESVSFSTYRSTVSLYEISL; from the coding sequence GTGTCCGCTAATTATGCCGCCATGCCACTTTTGGCCGCCAATTCGACCCCACCGGACTGGCGCGGCAATCAGTTGCGGCTTTCCATCGGCGGTTACGATTTCGATCTGCGCCGTGACCAGGACATGGACGCGCTGTGGGAGTCCCTGGGCCGGGACGGTTTCGGCTCGGACGAGCGCATGCCGTACTGGGCCGAAATATGGCCGGCGAGCCTGCTGTTGACCGCCTGGCTGGCGGTGCGGCAGGGCGACATTGCCGGCAGGCGCTGCCTGGACCTCGGCTGCGGCATGGGACTGTCGGCCCTGGCCGGGGCGGCCGTCGGCGGGCGCGTCGTGGCCGTGGATTACGAGGAGGCCGCCATCGTCCATGCCGCCCGCAACGCCGGGCAAAACGGCCTGAGCCTGGATCTGGCCGTCATGGACTGGCGCAGGCCCTGTTTTACGGCCGGGAGCTTCGATCGGATATGGGGCAGCGACATTTTATACGAAACCCGGTTTTACGCGCCCCTGGTTTCGCTTTTCCGGGAGCTTCTGGCTCCGGGCGGCCGTATCTGGCTGTCCCAGCCCTGGCGGCAGGTGTCGGAGCCGGTGTGGGAGCGTCTTTCCGGCGACGGCTTTACCGTCGTCAAGGCGCATGAGGAATCGGTGTCCTTTTCCACGTACCGCTCCACGGTGAGCCTTTACGAGATCAGTCTGTAA
- the nikR gene encoding nickel-responsive transcriptional regulator NikR gives MGQTIRFGVSLNSELLEKFDALCDEKSYQTRSEAIRDLIRGVLVQKEWEQTDKEVAGVLTLVYDHHTSDLAQRLIEIQHEDHEVILCTMHVHIDHHNCLEALALKGAGEAVQKLSQRLISTRGVKYGKLTLATTGQEIV, from the coding sequence ATGGGCCAGACGATTCGCTTCGGCGTGTCGCTCAATTCCGAGTTGCTCGAGAAGTTCGACGCGCTTTGCGACGAGAAAAGCTACCAGACCCGTTCCGAAGCCATCCGCGACCTGATCCGGGGCGTTCTGGTCCAGAAGGAGTGGGAACAGACCGACAAGGAAGTTGCCGGCGTGCTCACCCTGGTCTACGACCACCATACCTCGGATCTCGCCCAGCGGCTCATCGAGATCCAGCACGAGGACCACGAGGTGATCCTTTGCACCATGCATGTGCACATCGACCACCACAACTGCCTGGAAGCCCTGGCCCTGAAGGGGGCCGGCGAGGCCGTGCAAAAACTCTCCCAACGCCTCATCTCCACCCGGGGCGTCAAATACGGCAAGCTCACCCTGGCCACCACCGGCCAGGAAATCGTGTAG
- the folE2 gene encoding GTP cyclohydrolase FolE2, whose translation MRDVQSGPPDVAIAVDRVGIKDFKLPLVVRDRAKGRQHTVAEVELSVDLPARFKGTHMSRFVEALSGFAGELDLVSFRTLLTDVRSRLEAENAHLTLRFPYFLAKASPASGARSLMDYACQLSGEFVGEKFRQTLTVSVPVMTVCPCSLAISDQGAHSQRALVTLRCRFSGFVWLEELIELAEAAGSSPVYALLKREDEKHVTEQAFANPTFVEDVARRAASALAAHPKVTWYQVDVESFESIHNHSAFAGIEGVNAPGNGA comes from the coding sequence ATGCGCGATGTACAGAGCGGACCGCCGGATGTGGCTATTGCCGTGGACCGGGTCGGCATAAAAGATTTCAAGCTGCCCCTGGTGGTGCGCGACCGGGCCAAGGGCCGCCAGCACACCGTGGCTGAGGTTGAGCTGTCGGTCGATTTGCCGGCGCGGTTCAAGGGCACGCACATGAGCCGGTTCGTCGAGGCGCTTTCGGGCTTTGCCGGCGAGCTGGACCTCGTGTCCTTCCGCACCCTGCTTACGGACGTGCGTTCGCGCCTCGAGGCGGAAAACGCCCATCTGACCCTGCGTTTCCCGTATTTCCTGGCCAAGGCCTCGCCGGCTTCCGGGGCGCGTTCGCTCATGGATTACGCCTGCCAGTTGTCCGGGGAATTCGTGGGCGAGAAGTTTCGCCAGACGCTGACCGTGTCCGTGCCGGTGATGACGGTGTGCCCGTGCTCCCTGGCCATCTCCGACCAGGGGGCGCACAGCCAGCGAGCCCTGGTGACGCTGCGCTGCCGGTTTTCGGGCTTCGTGTGGCTGGAGGAGCTCATCGAACTGGCCGAGGCGGCCGGGTCCTCGCCGGTCTACGCGCTTTTGAAGCGCGAGGACGAAAAGCACGTCACCGAGCAGGCCTTTGCCAACCCGACCTTTGTCGAGGACGTGGCCCGGCGGGCGGCCAGCGCCCTGGCCGCGCACCCCAAGGTCACCTGGTACCAGGTGGACGTGGAGAGCTTCGAGTCCATCCACAACCACAGCGCCTTTGCCGGCATCGAGGGTGTGAACGCGCCTGGAAACGGGGCATGA
- a CDS encoding IS110 family transposase, with the protein MAGQALSQLQAFVEASQGRSFFVGLDVHKNSYFVALRRFDGVVHTLVMSASPQALIDKLAAVGVTVAMAASESGPTGFTLSRALTKAGIPNLVAAPSRIPRPVVWGAKTDRLDCVKLADYAAKGMLRPIAVPTEEQEAQRSLERRRHDLADDLRRVKLRIHSHLLFLGLTEPPNLKYWSKVAVASLLKLPMHQAARYTLESFVREMHAITSELSLVEQQLETICRQGEHDKVIKCLRTVPGVGPLIAATFRLELFQPERFSRAEEVTSYLGLAPMVRQSGESKGRARLRPVGQTKLRSLLVEAAWKWRAHDPKAQAWYHKLLGKSGLAQKAITALARKLAIILWRLSLEKRAYRFEAVMA; encoded by the coding sequence ATGGCAGGACAAGCGTTATCCCAACTTCAAGCGTTTGTGGAGGCTTCACAAGGTCGATCTTTTTTTGTCGGATTGGATGTCCATAAAAATAGTTATTTTGTTGCGTTACGTCGGTTTGATGGAGTCGTCCACACCTTGGTGATGTCGGCGAGCCCGCAGGCTCTGATCGACAAATTGGCCGCGGTGGGCGTCACCGTGGCCATGGCGGCCAGTGAATCCGGGCCGACCGGATTCACCCTGTCCAGAGCGCTCACAAAGGCAGGGATTCCCAATCTCGTGGCGGCTCCCAGTCGGATTCCCCGCCCCGTGGTCTGGGGCGCAAAAACAGACCGGCTCGATTGCGTCAAACTGGCCGATTACGCCGCCAAGGGGATGCTGCGTCCCATCGCCGTGCCGACCGAGGAGCAAGAAGCCCAGAGGAGCCTGGAGCGCCGACGACACGATCTGGCCGACGACCTGCGTCGTGTGAAACTGCGCATCCATTCCCATCTGCTTTTTTTGGGCCTTACCGAACCACCCAATCTGAAATACTGGAGCAAGGTCGCTGTAGCATCCCTGCTTAAACTGCCCATGCATCAGGCTGCCCGGTATACGCTGGAAAGTTTTGTGCGGGAGATGCATGCCATCACCAGCGAATTGTCCCTCGTTGAACAGCAACTTGAGACAATTTGCCGCCAGGGAGAGCATGACAAAGTCATCAAGTGCCTGCGCACCGTGCCCGGTGTGGGGCCGCTCATCGCCGCGACCTTCCGTCTGGAGTTGTTTCAGCCGGAACGTTTCAGCCGGGCCGAAGAGGTGACAAGCTATCTGGGACTTGCCCCCATGGTGCGCCAGAGCGGCGAGAGCAAGGGCCGGGCCAGGTTACGGCCCGTGGGGCAGACCAAACTGCGAAGTCTTTTAGTGGAGGCGGCCTGGAAATGGCGCGCACACGATCCGAAGGCTCAGGCCTGGTATCACAAGTTGCTGGGGAAAAGCGGCCTGGCCCAAAAGGCCATCACAGCCTTAGCTCGAAAACTGGCCATCATTTTGTGGCGGCTGAGCCTGGAGAAACGAGCGTACCGATTTGAGGCGGTTATGGCGTGA
- a CDS encoding flagellar basal body protein has protein sequence MTDAISAAQSALGAMSTSMAVTANNVANVNTDGYTSKEARLSTGPDGQGTQVSAIVEETADAGLRAETVGVENQAGAYEPTEDMVAMSNVDLVRQNVNMIQDSRAFEANVAVIRTADDMAGTLLDLRV, from the coding sequence ATGACAGACGCCATATCCGCCGCCCAGTCGGCCCTCGGAGCCATGTCCACGTCCATGGCGGTCACGGCCAACAACGTGGCCAACGTCAATACCGACGGCTACACGTCCAAGGAAGCCCGCCTGTCCACCGGTCCCGACGGCCAGGGCACGCAGGTGTCCGCCATCGTCGAGGAGACTGCCGACGCCGGCCTTCGCGCGGAAACCGTGGGCGTCGAAAACCAGGCCGGCGCGTACGAGCCCACCGAGGATATGGTGGCGATGAGCAACGTCGACCTGGTCCGTCAAAACGTCAACATGATCCAGGATTCGCGCGCCTTCGAGGCCAATGTGGCCGTGATCCGCACCGCCGACGACATGGCCGGCACGCTGCTCGACCTGCGCGTCTGA
- a CDS encoding sigma-54 dependent transcriptional regulator yields the protein MELNLSGMVGQSPCLGEVIRVLAKVAPTDSTVLVTGESGTGKELLVRALHNNSGRAGKPFVPVNCGAIPRELLESELFGHEKGAFTSAVRSRQGRFELAEGGTIFLDEIGEMDLSLQVKILRALQEKEFERVGGGKTLKADVRIVAATNRDLEVEVEAGRFREDLYYRLNVIPLHLPPLRDRGEDILLLADHFLRRFCQQKKRTTLTFTDEARSMILSYPWPGNVRELENFMERLSILCEHDVIVVSDLPRKILDNAGVAPPVVPVVTVPAGFRWPRLGDMVEQGMGLKEFFDVMEEKLLLEALEKAGGVKNQAAELLGIKRTTLIEKLKKRDLAGD from the coding sequence ATGGAACTGAACCTTTCCGGCATGGTGGGCCAGAGTCCCTGCCTGGGCGAAGTCATACGCGTGCTCGCCAAAGTCGCGCCCACCGACAGCACGGTGCTGGTCACCGGCGAGTCGGGTACGGGCAAGGAACTGCTCGTGCGCGCCCTGCACAACAACAGCGGCCGGGCCGGCAAGCCGTTTGTTCCGGTCAACTGCGGGGCCATCCCCCGCGAACTCCTCGAATCCGAACTCTTCGGCCACGAAAAGGGGGCCTTCACCTCGGCCGTGCGTTCACGCCAGGGCCGCTTCGAGCTGGCCGAAGGCGGCACCATCTTTCTCGACGAAATCGGGGAAATGGACCTGAGCCTCCAGGTGAAGATCCTGCGGGCGCTGCAGGAAAAGGAATTCGAGCGCGTGGGCGGCGGCAAGACGCTCAAGGCCGACGTGCGCATCGTGGCCGCCACCAACCGCGACCTGGAAGTCGAGGTCGAGGCCGGCCGTTTTCGCGAGGACCTCTATTACCGCCTGAACGTCATTCCCCTGCATCTGCCGCCGCTGCGCGATCGGGGGGAGGACATCCTGCTTCTGGCCGATCATTTCCTGCGCCGCTTCTGCCAGCAAAAAAAACGGACCACCCTGACCTTTACCGACGAAGCCCGTTCCATGATCCTGTCCTATCCCTGGCCGGGCAATGTGCGGGAGCTGGAAAATTTCATGGAGCGGTTGTCGATCCTGTGCGAGCACGACGTGATCGTCGTTTCCGATCTGCCGCGCAAGATTCTCGACAACGCCGGGGTTGCCCCGCCGGTGGTGCCTGTGGTGACCGTGCCGGCGGGCTTTCGCTGGCCGCGCCTGGGCGATATGGTGGAACAGGGCATGGGGCTGAAGGAATTCTTCGACGTCATGGAGGAAAAGCTCCTCCTCGAAGCCCTGGAAAAGGCCGGCGGCGTAAAGAACCAGGCGGCGGAACTGCTTGGCATCAAGCGCACGACGCTGATCGAAAAGCTCAAAAAGCGCGACCTGGCGGGAGACTAG